The Mesorhizobium sp. B1-1-8 genome contains a region encoding:
- a CDS encoding YceD family protein → MQHAEPRSPVSFVANVARLPQKGLPIVVEADERQRAALAAEHDLLSVESYRAELMVAPWKRNGVKVSGRVEADITQACIVTLDPVEAHIDEPVEALFLPEQSKLGREGFEGGGEIILEADGPDSPETFSGDTIDIGALAEQFFGLAIDPYPRKPGASVDVADDDQPEESEFQKKLRSLLGKS, encoded by the coding sequence ATGCAACACGCCGAACCGCGGAGCCCGGTGTCATTCGTCGCCAATGTCGCCCGCCTGCCGCAGAAGGGTTTGCCGATTGTGGTCGAGGCTGACGAGCGGCAGCGCGCCGCCCTTGCCGCAGAGCACGATCTGCTCTCGGTCGAGAGCTACCGCGCCGAACTCATGGTAGCGCCCTGGAAGCGCAACGGCGTCAAGGTCAGCGGCCGCGTCGAAGCCGACATCACGCAGGCCTGCATCGTTACACTCGACCCGGTCGAAGCCCATATCGACGAGCCGGTGGAGGCGCTGTTTCTGCCGGAACAGTCGAAGCTTGGGCGCGAAGGTTTCGAGGGCGGTGGCGAGATCATCCTCGAAGCGGACGGGCCGGACAGCCCCGAAACCTTTTCCGGCGACACCATCGATATCGGGGCGCTGGCCGAGCAGTTTTTCGGCCTGGCGATCGACCCCTATCCGCGCAAGCCCGGAGCCTCCGTCGATGTCGCCGATGACGACCAGCCGGAGGAAAGCGAATTCCAGAAAAAGCTGCGTTCGCTGCTTGGAAAATCCTGA
- a CDS encoding ubiquinol-cytochrome C chaperone family protein, whose protein sequence is MFQRFFGRERHANRAITEALYAQIVAAARQTVFYSDWNVPDTPLGRFEMLSLHMFLFQHRLRDEDDAAAEVAQVLIDEFFLDVDHSLRELGISDVGVPKRMKKLAKMFYGRTAAYDDALRADDRAALAAALARNIRPDSAAWSEAASLAGYVSGASRQLAAQPTESIVAGTVAFPAAGAG, encoded by the coding sequence ATGTTCCAGCGCTTTTTTGGCCGCGAACGCCATGCCAACCGCGCTATTACCGAGGCGCTCTACGCACAAATCGTGGCGGCGGCGCGGCAAACTGTGTTTTATTCCGACTGGAATGTTCCGGATACGCCGCTTGGCCGCTTCGAGATGCTGTCGCTGCACATGTTCCTGTTCCAGCATCGGCTACGCGACGAAGACGATGCGGCGGCCGAGGTGGCGCAGGTGCTGATCGACGAGTTCTTCCTCGATGTCGACCATTCGCTGCGAGAGCTGGGCATCAGCGATGTCGGCGTGCCGAAACGCATGAAGAAGCTGGCAAAGATGTTCTATGGCCGTACCGCCGCCTATGACGACGCCTTGAGAGCGGATGACCGCGCCGCCCTTGCCGCGGCCCTTGCCCGCAATATCAGGCCCGATTCCGCCGCCTGGTCCGAGGCGGCGTCGCTTGCCGGCTACGTTTCCGGGGCGTCCCGGCAGCTTGCCGCGCAACCGACCGAATCGATCGTGGCCGGCACGGTGGCGTTTCCTGCCGCCGGAGCAGGATGA
- a CDS encoding outer membrane protein assembly factor BamE: MGALKFKSVFAPVPMGMASLLLAVSALSACNSSKMLGDLSPSETLTQGYVIDQQAVDSVPVGSSREQVLLALGTPSTTATFDNEAFYYISQTRKRYVAFDKPHLVDQKVLAVYFGADGRVTQIANYGLKDGKVFDFISRTTPTGGKDQNFLSQIINGASKLAPGIPGGGGTP, from the coding sequence TTGGGTGCGCTGAAATTCAAGTCGGTTTTTGCGCCGGTGCCCATGGGCATGGCGTCGCTGCTGCTGGCGGTATCAGCGCTTTCGGCCTGCAATTCGTCCAAGATGCTGGGTGATCTCAGCCCAAGCGAGACGCTGACGCAGGGCTATGTCATCGACCAGCAGGCGGTCGATTCGGTGCCAGTCGGCTCCAGCCGCGAACAGGTGCTGCTGGCACTGGGCACGCCGTCGACGACGGCGACCTTCGACAACGAGGCCTTCTATTACATTTCGCAGACGCGCAAGCGCTATGTCGCCTTCGACAAGCCGCACCTGGTCGACCAGAAGGTGCTGGCGGTCTATTTCGGCGCCGACGGGCGCGTCACCCAGATCGCCAATTACGGCCTGAAGGACGGCAAGGTCTTCGACTTCATCTCGAGGACGACTCCGACCGGCGGCAAGGACCAGAACTTCCTCAGCCAGATCATCAACGGCGCCTCCAAGCTGGCGCCAGGCATCCCGGGCGGCGGCGGCACGCCTTGA
- a CDS encoding IS1380 family transposase → MQTHCTSEQLEFEGFDGHKVVAGFDGGAITSDAGALLLRHVDRAIGLFDRVASCFVDYRDPDLTVHSVRTLVGQRIAAIALGYEDIDDHDTLRHDPVLALVSERLTPKRDDCAVLAGKSTLNRLEHGRVGEPTRYHKISYDRLALEALFVDLFLKAHDKPPAEIVLDLDATDDPLHGRQEGRFFHGYYNCYCYLPLYIFCGRHLLAAKLRRSNIDASKGAVEEVERIVTQIRKTWPRVHIILRADSGFAREELMAWCEINRVDYVFGLARNERLETKIAPTLKEACLASRASGQAARVFRDFRWSTKDSWSRRRRVVAKAEWTTQGANPRFIVTSLKPGRWAARVLYEELYCARGDMENRIKECQLDLYADRTSANTMRANQLRLWFASFAYVLICALRRLGLAHTRLANASCGTIRLKLLKIGAQVRVSVRRIKVAMASACPYAEEFALAHARIRAAAL, encoded by the coding sequence ATGCAGACACACTGTACTTCCGAGCAGCTTGAATTTGAAGGCTTCGACGGCCACAAAGTTGTGGCTGGTTTCGACGGCGGAGCCATTACCTCAGACGCGGGCGCCTTGCTTCTGCGTCACGTTGATCGGGCCATCGGGCTGTTCGACCGGGTGGCCTCGTGCTTCGTCGATTACCGCGATCCGGATCTCACGGTTCACAGCGTCCGCACGTTGGTCGGGCAACGCATCGCAGCGATCGCGCTGGGATACGAGGACATCGACGACCACGACACGCTTCGCCACGACCCGGTGCTCGCACTTGTGTCGGAACGCTTGACGCCGAAGCGAGACGATTGTGCGGTGCTTGCTGGCAAGTCGACGCTCAACCGGCTGGAGCATGGCCGGGTCGGGGAGCCGACGCGCTATCACAAGATCAGCTACGACAGGCTAGCGTTGGAGGCCTTGTTCGTGGACCTGTTCCTAAAAGCCCACGACAAGCCGCCGGCCGAGATCGTGCTCGATCTCGACGCCACCGATGATCCGCTGCACGGCCGGCAGGAAGGCAGGTTCTTTCACGGCTACTACAACTGCTACTGCTACCTGCCGCTCTACATCTTCTGCGGCCGGCACCTTTTGGCGGCAAAGCTCAGGCGTTCCAACATCGATGCCAGCAAAGGAGCGGTCGAGGAGGTTGAGCGGATCGTGACCCAGATCCGCAAAACCTGGCCCAGGGTCCACATCATCCTGCGCGCTGATTCCGGCTTTGCGCGCGAGGAACTGATGGCCTGGTGCGAGATCAATCGCGTCGACTACGTCTTCGGCCTCGCCCGCAATGAACGGCTGGAAACCAAGATCGCCCCGACCTTGAAGGAAGCCTGCCTGGCATCTCGGGCAAGCGGGCAGGCCGCCCGGGTCTTCCGCGACTTCAGGTGGTCGACAAAAGACAGCTGGTCGCGCCGCAGGCGGGTCGTGGCCAAGGCCGAATGGACGACGCAGGGCGCCAATCCGCGCTTCATCGTGACGTCACTCAAGCCGGGGCGCTGGGCGGCACGGGTGCTTTACGAGGAGCTCTACTGCGCCCGCGGCGACATGGAGAACCGGATCAAGGAGTGCCAGCTCGACCTCTACGCTGATCGCACCAGTGCCAACACCATGCGCGCCAATCAGCTGCGGCTGTGGTTCGCCTCGTTTGCGTATGTCCTGATCTGCGCCTTGCGTCGCCTCGGTCTTGCCCATACCCGGCTCGCCAACGCCAGTTGCGGCACGATCAGATTGAAACTGCTGAAGATCGGCGCGCAGGTGCGCGTCTCGGTTCGTCGCATCAAGGTGGCGATGGCCTCAGCGTGTCCCTATGCCGAGGAGTTCGCCCTGGCTCACGCCCGAATACGTGCCGCGGCTCTGTAA
- a CDS encoding helix-turn-helix transcriptional regulator encodes MSEADLTYVHDLVAIAMGAARDAEETVAGRGPRAGRLKAVKADIEKNLANDDVGSEALAKRHQVSPRYIRKLFEGEGTSLSQFVLGRRLSLAHRRLLDPRCDHLTIGSIAFDAGFGDLSTFNHAFRRHFGATPSDVRQSARTRARSSALGTPAKAAAASPLLSPNLSPGCALRRRGHWHGCGVRGRRRSAPRCGDGQVFSNVSSIVCEKGSGPAALQSRGTYSGVSQGELLGIGTR; translated from the coding sequence TTGTCTGAAGCGGACCTCACCTATGTTCATGATCTGGTCGCCATTGCCATGGGTGCGGCGCGCGATGCGGAAGAAACTGTCGCCGGACGTGGCCCGCGTGCGGGACGTCTGAAAGCGGTCAAAGCCGACATTGAGAAAAACCTGGCCAACGACGATGTCGGCTCGGAGGCTTTGGCCAAAAGGCACCAAGTCAGCCCGCGCTATATCCGCAAGCTGTTCGAAGGCGAGGGCACGTCGCTGTCGCAATTCGTGCTCGGCCGCCGGCTTTCGCTGGCCCACCGGCGGCTGCTCGATCCTCGCTGCGACCATCTCACCATCGGTTCGATTGCCTTCGACGCCGGCTTTGGCGATCTGTCGACCTTCAATCATGCATTCCGCAGACATTTTGGCGCGACCCCTTCGGACGTGCGGCAGAGCGCGCGGACCCGTGCCCGGTCATCCGCATTGGGAACTCCTGCAAAAGCGGCGGCGGCTAGCCCGCTTCTCTCACCGAATCTATCGCCGGGCTGCGCTTTGAGGCGGCGCGGCCATTGGCATGGCTGTGGAGTTCGAGGACGGCGGCGATCAGCGCCGCGGTGTGGCGACGGTCAGGTCTTCAGCAATGTGTCCTCTATTGTTTGTGAGAAGGGTTCAGGTCCGGCGGCATTACAGAGCCGCGGCACGTATTCGGGCGTGAGCCAGGGCGAACTCCTCGGCATAGGGACACGCTGA
- a CDS encoding LysR substrate-binding domain-containing protein, which produces MRRLPQLESLRVFEAIARLGSFKRAGEELNVTASAISHRIADLEADLGISLFIRHVRRVELTMEGERLAAGVRRALLEIEATVAGVTRHERTRLRVAATPSHAVRWLAPRLGRFREKNPKTEIDIVADLALVDLSQRTIDVALRFGGGLYSGVETEWLMADTIFPVASPGYLAAHPPVTDPHDVLRLSRILDITAENDGSGANWRQWFEANKLPLDTIGDGMNLNGALLSLEAAASGLGVAIARKSLVENELRTGRLVRLLTMDVPTNWDHYALVLPTLSAWGPARSFIDWLKTESSASSGV; this is translated from the coding sequence ATGAGACGTCTGCCACAACTGGAATCGCTTCGCGTCTTCGAAGCCATCGCCCGGCTGGGCAGCTTCAAACGCGCCGGCGAGGAGTTGAACGTCACTGCCAGCGCCATCAGCCATCGCATCGCCGATCTCGAGGCCGATCTCGGCATATCCCTGTTCATCAGGCATGTGCGCCGCGTGGAACTGACCATGGAAGGCGAGAGACTGGCGGCTGGCGTTCGGCGCGCGCTGTTGGAGATCGAGGCCACAGTGGCCGGCGTCACCCGGCATGAACGCACGCGCCTCCGGGTCGCGGCGACACCGTCGCATGCTGTCCGCTGGCTGGCGCCGCGGCTCGGTCGCTTTCGCGAGAAAAATCCGAAGACCGAAATCGATATCGTTGCCGACCTGGCGCTCGTCGACCTGTCGCAGCGGACGATCGACGTCGCCCTGCGGTTCGGCGGCGGCCTCTATTCGGGGGTGGAGACGGAATGGCTGATGGCAGACACGATCTTTCCCGTGGCCAGCCCCGGCTATCTTGCCGCCCATCCTCCGGTCACCGATCCGCACGACGTGCTGAGGCTGTCCCGCATTCTCGACATAACGGCTGAAAACGATGGCAGCGGCGCCAATTGGCGGCAATGGTTCGAGGCGAACAAGCTGCCGCTGGACACGATCGGCGACGGCATGAACCTGAACGGCGCCTTGCTGTCGCTCGAGGCCGCGGCAAGCGGACTTGGTGTTGCCATCGCGCGGAAATCGCTGGTCGAAAACGAATTGCGAACCGGCCGTCTCGTGCGGCTGCTGACGATGGACGTGCCTACCAACTGGGATCACTATGCGCTGGTGTTGCCGACGCTGTCTGCGTGGGGGCCTGCCAGGTCGTTCATCGATTGGTTGAAGACGGAATCAAGCGCAAGCAGCGGGGTCTGA
- a CDS encoding sodium-translocating pyrophosphatase, whose translation MTILYAVIACGLLSVLYAIWATRSVLASDQGNQRMQEISAAIREGAQAYLARQYTTIAIVGIVVLILAWWLLSITSAIGFLIGAVLSGAAGFIGMHVSVRANVRTAQAASNSLAAGLDIAFKSGAITGMLVAGLALLGVSIYYLILTSPMGLQPNDRTVIDALVSLGFGASLISIFARLGGGIFTKGADVGGDLVGKVEAGIPEDDPRNPATIADNVGDNVGDCAGMAADLFETYAVTVVATMVLASIFFGGTAVLGAAMLYPLAICGACILTSIVGTFFVKLGSNGSIMGALYKGLIVTGLLSVVGLAIATSVCLGWGEVGTVAGMTITGKNLFICGLIGLAVTGLIVVITEYYTGTNKRPVNSIAQASVTGHGTNVIQGLAVSLESTALPALVIVGGIIATYQLGGLFGTAIAVTTMLGLAGMIVALDAFGPVTDNAGGIAEMAGLPKEVRHSTDALDAVGNTTKAVTKGYAIGSAGLGALVLFAAYSNDLKFFAANGDKYPYFQGMGDVSFDLSNPYVVAGLIFGGLIPYLFGGIAMTAVGRAAGSIVEEVRKQFRENPGIMAGTSKPNYARAVDILTRAAIREMIIPSLLPVLAPLVVYFGVMLISGSRASAFAALGASLLGVIVNGLFVAISMTSGGGAWDNAKKSFEDGFTDKGGVKHMKGSEAHKASVTGDTVGDPYKDTAGPAVNPAIKITNIVALLLLAVLAHG comes from the coding sequence ATGACCATTCTTTACGCCGTCATCGCCTGCGGCCTGCTTTCAGTCCTGTACGCCATCTGGGCGACACGTTCGGTCCTTGCGTCCGATCAGGGCAATCAGCGCATGCAGGAAATCTCCGCCGCCATCCGCGAAGGCGCCCAGGCCTATCTGGCGCGCCAGTACACGACCATCGCCATCGTCGGCATCGTCGTGCTCATTCTTGCCTGGTGGCTGCTGTCCATCACCTCGGCGATCGGCTTCCTGATCGGCGCCGTGCTCTCGGGCGCCGCCGGCTTCATCGGCATGCACGTCTCGGTGCGCGCCAATGTGCGTACCGCGCAGGCCGCTTCCAACAGCCTCGCCGCCGGCCTCGACATCGCCTTCAAGTCGGGCGCCATCACCGGCATGCTCGTGGCTGGCCTGGCGCTGCTCGGCGTATCCATCTACTACCTCATCCTGACCAGCCCCATGGGCCTTCAGCCCAATGACCGCACCGTCATCGACGCGCTGGTCTCGCTCGGCTTCGGCGCCTCGCTGATCTCGATCTTCGCCCGTCTCGGCGGCGGCATCTTCACCAAGGGCGCCGACGTCGGCGGCGATCTCGTCGGCAAGGTCGAGGCCGGCATCCCGGAAGACGATCCGCGCAATCCGGCCACCATCGCCGACAACGTCGGCGACAATGTCGGCGACTGCGCCGGCATGGCCGCCGACCTTTTCGAGACCTATGCGGTGACCGTCGTCGCCACCATGGTTCTCGCCTCCATCTTCTTCGGCGGCACGGCAGTGCTTGGTGCTGCGATGCTCTATCCGCTGGCCATCTGCGGCGCCTGCATCCTGACTTCGATCGTCGGCACCTTCTTCGTCAAGCTCGGCTCCAACGGCTCGATCATGGGCGCGCTGTACAAGGGCCTGATCGTCACCGGCCTGCTGTCGGTCGTCGGCCTCGCCATCGCCACCTCGGTATGCCTCGGCTGGGGCGAAGTCGGCACCGTCGCCGGCATGACCATTACCGGCAAGAACCTGTTCATCTGCGGCCTGATCGGCTTGGCTGTGACCGGTCTCATCGTGGTGATCACCGAATACTACACTGGCACCAACAAGCGTCCGGTCAATTCGATCGCCCAGGCCTCGGTCACCGGCCACGGCACCAATGTCATCCAGGGCCTTGCCGTGTCGCTGGAATCGACGGCGCTGCCAGCTCTCGTCATCGTCGGCGGCATCATTGCCACGTATCAGCTTGGCGGCCTCTTCGGCACGGCGATCGCCGTCACCACCATGCTCGGCCTCGCCGGCATGATTGTCGCGCTCGACGCCTTCGGTCCGGTCACCGACAACGCCGGCGGCATTGCCGAGATGGCCGGCCTGCCCAAGGAAGTGCGCCACTCGACTGACGCGCTCGACGCCGTCGGCAACACCACCAAGGCGGTGACCAAGGGCTATGCCATCGGCTCGGCCGGCCTCGGCGCGCTGGTGCTGTTCGCCGCCTATTCGAACGATCTGAAGTTCTTCGCCGCCAACGGCGACAAATACCCCTACTTCCAGGGCATGGGCGATGTCTCCTTCGACCTCTCCAACCCTTACGTCGTCGCCGGCCTGATCTTCGGCGGCCTGATCCCGTATCTGTTCGGCGGCATTGCCATGACCGCCGTCGGCCGTGCGGCCGGTTCCATCGTCGAGGAAGTGCGCAAGCAGTTCCGCGAGAATCCGGGCATCATGGCCGGCACCTCGAAGCCGAACTATGCGCGCGCTGTCGACATTCTGACCAGGGCGGCGATCCGGGAAATGATCATCCCCTCGCTGCTGCCGGTGCTGGCGCCGCTCGTCGTCTATTTCGGCGTCATGCTAATCTCCGGCTCCAGGGCTTCCGCCTTTGCCGCGCTTGGCGCCTCGTTGCTCGGCGTCATCGTCAACGGCCTGTTCGTCGCCATCTCGATGACCTCTGGCGGCGGCGCCTGGGACAACGCCAAGAAGTCGTTCGAGGACGGTTTTACCGACAAGGGCGGCGTCAAGCACATGAAGGGCTCCGAGGCGCATAAGGCCTCGGTCACCGGCGACACTGTCGGCGATCCCTACAAGGACACCGCCGGTCCGGCCGTCAACCCGGCAATCAAGATTACCAACATCGTCGCGTTGCTGCTGCTTGCCGTGCTCGCGCACGGCTGA